TTGTGCATGGGGTAAAAGGGATGACTGATGTAAGGGAGAGATATTCCGGGAGGGTTTAAGAGTTGTGTAGAGCGGGGACTGAGCGCGGGGCGGAGGGAAGACTGAGCTGCACAGTGAGGGCTTGCGGAAGTGTAAATGTGGAAGGGAGACTGCTGGCCTAAGCAGGTTATAAAGATATAGCCCGTGCATGGAGTGAAGGAATTAGTAGTTACTATAGAAACCCATTGAGATAAGCTTACTGCATCGCACAAATGGGTTTGAACTTGGGTTCTGGAGCCAGAATCCCTAATTTGCTGTGACTGTAGGCTCCCtgcttctcagttttctcatctgtaagataaggataataatagtacctacctctcTATGGTATCTGTATGGTATTTGTCGATACCCAAAATGCTTATAATAGTGTTTTACACATAGTAGGTAGACAATAAGTGGGTATTATTGCATAGATTTGGAAGTGTAGCAGAACCAAATGTTAAAATATTGTTATAACATAGTTTACTTATGAAATGGATGTTAATGATCTGTATAGATTCCATGTTGcttatttttccttcactttaaCATATTAACTGGCTGACCTGTTCTGTTTTTCATACCCAGTTGTGTTGCCATCATGCCTCAAACCCGATCCCAGTCACAGGCTACAATCacttttccaaaaaagaagcTGTCTCGGAGGTTGGACAAAGCTAAAAACAACAGTGTCACCAACCTAGAACTGACAAATGTGCAGGCCATACCCCATTCACCTTGTGTAAAAACACTGCCTCTCAGCCCCAGAAAACGGCTCGGTAAGCTATCCATTATATAAGTATAGCTTTTTGACTGGTAGCTCTCAACCTCTCTTTCCTCAGTAATAAGATGCCTTTTTATGTTATTACTGAGACAGCTTTTTATGTTAAGACCAGTTTATTCACTTTGGTTATTTTCAGAATGGTTGCTGTTCTTACTGAATTTCAGAGTTAAAGCCACTTACTGGAATCATTCTGTGAACTGCTTAATAGGTCTGGTCTTCAACTCCTGAATACTGACCCAGGTTTTGTCAGTGTTTTAAATGACTTTGTAGTCAGCAATACGGTATTTTGAAACTTGCCTCAGTAGTGGTGAAATTAATAGAAACAGGTGACATTCTTATTTTAGAACAGTGGTTGGtaattctttcttgttttagatcatttgtttttaataaggAGTGATTTGGcagtatctggagacatttttggttgtcacaactgacTGGCATTGTGGATAAAAACCAGGGGTGCTGCTATACATTCTACAGTGCACTGGACAACCCCGTACAATGAAGAATTGTTTGGTCCAAGATATCAGTGGTGCCAGGGTTGAGGAACCCTGTTTCAGAACAATTTTAGAATTTCATTCCAGTAAAACCCCTTTGGTTTCTACCAAACAGTAGTAAGATTCAGTGGTGCCATCTGGTGGTCAATATTTGCATCTCGCGGAGAAGCATTTTATTTTGGTGGTTTTGACTGAGGCTGAAATTCACCTCTTTCTGGGGCAGGCAGAGATCTTTGCAAGTCCTTTTATTATGCACTGCTTTGAATGACCATGTtctgattttaatatatttcaggTGATGACAACCTGTGCAACACTCCCTACTTACCACCCTGTTCTCCACCAAAGCAAGGCAAAAAAGAGAATGGTCCCCCTCACTCACATATACCTAAGGGGCGCAGATTGGTATTTGACAATCAGCTGACAGTCAAGTCTCCTGGCAAAAGGGAACAAGCCAGAGTTCACCAAAACAAAATACGTTCCTCAGTTCGAAAAGGTCAGGAGATAACAACAAATTCTGAGCAGAGATGTCTGCTGGAGAAAGAATCTGCATGTGTGAGACTATTCAAGCAAGAAGGTTTGTTCTTATATGGCAGCTGTTAGTGCAGTCTTGTAAACAAGGCTGGTGACTCCAAGTGAAATCCAGTGGGTCTTCTCAGTCACCTCTGTTGTGTCTAATTGTCCTTTCATGTCTGGCACAGGCACTTGCTACCAGCAAGCAAAGCTGGTCCTGAATACAGCTGTTCCAGATCGGCTGCCTGCCAGGGAAAAGGAGATGGATATCATCAGGAATTTCCTGCGGGAGCACATCTGTGGGAGAAAAGCTGGAAGTCTTTATCTTTCTGGTGCTCCTGGAACTGGAAAAACTGCCTGCTTAAGCCGAATTCTGCAAGACTTCAAGGTACATTGAGAGTCTGAATTATGATGCTTTTGCTAAAATGACACTTGGTTATTAAGGGTTAAGAAAGAGTAAAGTGCTTAGGGGATTGAAGTTTCCCCAAATAAGATGTTCTTAGTTCAGTTGTCTAAATCTTTTCAAGTGAAAGTAGAGCTTATTCTCTTTCATGCTGTTAACTTCTCAGAGTCAGTTCAGGTTCCATCAAGTCTTTATCTGTGGCCAAAATAACTcctgtgtgcattttttttttagaaggaaCTGAAAGGCTTTAAAACTATCATGCTGAATTGCATGTCCTTGAGGAATGCCCAGGCTGTGTTCCCAGCTATTGCTCAGGAGATTTGTCAGGAAGGAGTATCCAGACCAGCTGGAAAGGAGATGATGAGGAAACTGGAAAACCATATGACTGCAGAGAAGGGCCCCATGATGTAAGTATTGCTCTGCTGTGTGTTGCTCTATCACCATCTGCAGTCTGTTGTTCATAAATGCACAGTCTAGTCCCTTGAATCTATCTGTTTGCTCATAAAAAGAACATTTCCTATATTTGCTCTATGAGAGGTAGTTGCATGAGcttaaagggaaagaagaaaggaaaaaacataccTTCTaattttaaattggaaaaaatgtttttaaactaaTTGCTTGTAGAATCTATGTGTTACTTTTTGTGATGGTTAGGGGATATCATTGTAACAGGGACGAGAAAGGACAGATGAAGATCTTCAGACTGGTCACAGCTGTAGGAATGTGACTAGAAATCAGCCCAGATCAAATAGATTGGAGAGTTAAGAAAGTGAACATGGATACTAATTGTTTCTCTTTATATATAGTGTGTTGGTGTTGGACGAGATGGATCAGCTGGACAGCAAAGGGCAGGATGTATTGTACACACTGTTCGAATGGCCATGGCTAAGCAATTCTCGATTGGTGCTGATCGGTTAGTGCTCGGTTGTTATTGCTACATGGTGGTTCTAAagaattccttttttaatttcttcGGTTTATTACCTATTATTTTATCTTAAACTAGCTTTCTGCTTTCTTACCAAAATAAGAAAGTTACTataaaatgatagtaattttAATCTGAGGCAAATCAGTTTTGCTAAGTCTGAATTGACATATCAATACTGATTTCAGAGGCAGTTAGTTTTTAGAGTACCTGGTCCTGCTTTTAGTGAGCAATTCTAAGCCTAAGTTGAAAACAGCATTGTATGATGACAAGCTGTACTTCACTTATTGAGTGTTGGGGTAGGGTGGGGAGGCAGCCAGTGTGAAGCAACAGTTGGAATGCTGGATCATAACCGGAAATTTTATTCTGCTTTCAGAGGGTTGAGTTTTCCTTTGAGGATGATTTTGACCAGAGGTGATGAGTGTTATTTTATCTCCTCCTCAGGTATTGCTAATACCCTGGATCTCACAGACAGAATTCTGCCGAGGCTTCAAACTAGAGAAAAATGTAAGCCACGGCTGTTGAACTTCCCACCTTATACCAAAAATCAGATAGCCACTATCTTGCAGGATCGTCTTAATCAGGTGAGTGCCAACCATTGCATCAAATTACTGTTTTTTGGGTCACCTGTGTTGGGGAAACtccatacttttaaaatattttgctttgaTTGCTTTACTATGGGCCATAGTGAGACTATTTGTATATGAATTTCCACCCTTGGCTCCATTTATTGGATGGCTCAGtgttgaaataaaaatcagagttACAACAGTCACTCAAGAGCTCCTTTAATGGCCTTTAAAAACAGGACCTATGAGAAAACTATTTTGAAAATTGTCAAAGAGATTttgttttagtttagttttgctAACATACTCtgattgctttttttccattaatGAACCTCTACCACATtcctaagaaatatttaaatgtgtgAAATGACCATTTACTTATGAGCAGAAAAGGCATCTCTTAGACCCTAAAGGGTAGCCAATTAGTTTTACACTTAAGTGGGAAAATGCTTATGTCTGGTACCTAAATTACAGAGGGGGGAGTTTTATAGTTTGTACTGTCAACTTCTATATCTCATCTGAAGGTATCTAGAGATCAGGTTCTGGACAATGCTGCAATTCAGTTCTGTGCCCGAAAAATCTCTGCTGTTTCAGGAGATGTTCGCAAAGCACTAGACGTTTGCAGGTGAGTTATGGCACTGATGGctgcttttattaaaaaagaaatgctgttAATTGTCTCATGTAACTCAAGTGAATGTGGCATAAGAGGCTCCATTCTGCCACATTTTACGCACAGAAAGGAGGACTTGTTTCTCAGTGGGGAGCTCTGCATTTCCACCGTGTTAATGTCTGAAACATTATCAGTCCATTACCTACAGAGGGAGAAACAAATGAGATGTTGCCGGCACTCCCTGTGGTGATTATAGATTGGTTAATTACATTTGTATTAAAAAAGACTCCAGTTTACTTTTCCATTAGCTGGTCTCAAGCAGGTTTATTTATGGACCTGAACCATCTTTgccttcaaactttttttttcttcctttgcttttgTGAGCACCCCGTCCTCCAGTTGGTGGTCCCGCACAGTTGTACTCCAgacctctctctcctttcccttccccctgcccctcctgctgGGGAAAGCCTCTGTGCTGACTGATGAAGTTTCTTTCTTCCCAGTAGGGACACTGGGCCCATTAAAATGATACTTGCTGTGCTGTCCCGCTGGTCCAACCTCCCCCTACTGCCATGCGGAAGATCCAGGTCTGGCTTATAGCTTCCTGTGGGCAAAGTACTTTGGAGAGAGCAATGGGAGAGTAAGCTCTTCCTATTGCATGAGGACACGGTTCTGGATTTGAAAGTTTCCCCTAGTCAGCGAAGTATTTGGATAAAGACTGCAGCTGTGAGCATGATCAATAGTCTTGCAGGCTGGTTGGTGTACCTGCACTTATCCTATGCCACAGGGGTATATGGGGTGGTGCTGGCTCTCTTTAGTCAGTCACCCACACTACATCTCTCTCCTGTGACATTTTCTCCTCACCTAAAATGTTACTGTTGGCCAAATGTATGATGACCTACTTGGCATCTGTGAGAGGAAACCATGTAGTGTTGCAGTTTCTCAGATTCCCTGGTCCATGAATTATTTCAAGGCAATTAAGTCCCCTTTTGCTGAGACAACCCAGTTTTGTTTGGGGGCTTTAAAATGATAAAGCATGTTTTGCGTTAATGTGTCTGTTTTTGAGCTTCATGGTTTGTTGTGGTGTTTGGTTTGGCTCAGCCTAagttaattttagaatttttttttctaggagaGCTATTGAAATTGTAGAGTCAGATGTCAAAAGCCAGACTATCCTCAAACCACTGTCTGAATGTAAGTAGTTTATCTCCTTCCTGTATTCCTTTATAATTGGAAGCTGAACTTTTCAGAGGAAAAGGTAGAAAGATGAAAAATGAACATAGTTAAATCCATACTCACACATTtttgatgtgtgtctgtgtttttggtCAATTTCATCTAGTTTATTTCAGTCTGGTCTGTCAGTACTATACACGCATTACTGGAAATGAGTTCCCTAGGCTGTTACATAAATGACTTAGTAAGCTTTCTTTCCAAACTCTAGGAATGAAAACTGTAGACAATAAGGTTGGATCAGCTTCTCTCTGGGAGCTTATGTTGAGTGCACTTTAGGTTTTTCAATACAAGTAAAAGCAAAGCCTGGTAAATAAGAGACAGACTGAAAGAATTGAGTTCAGCTTGGGACATCTCAAGCCTTTAAACAAGTCTAGGAGGGTAGAGGCACAAAGATGCTATTGATCGCTGCAGTAAACCGCAGCCTGTTTCAAAAAggacaaaattaattttctttccctcAGCCTTGTTCTCTTAGCTATGGCAGAAGGAACATGGCCATGAACTACATATCTTGTCAGTGTTTAATATAGTGTCAATCTATAGAAACAGTACCATCTGATTTGATTGTTTCTTCCTTCACTTCTGCAATGGATGAGTTACTAAAATTGTTTCTAGCACTGTAGTTCCACaaaataccctttttttttttcatcaacttgctgaaagaaaattaataaaagtatttCAGAATTAGCCAAACTTAATGCTTAGGCTGATAGTAGGTAATACATGCCAAGGCATAGACTAGATACTGCTTACTCTTCAACTTCTCCATTTTTATACCCTGCCAGTGGCCCCCTGTGAGCACTACTGGCACATGTGTTGCCAAAAGAGGTTGTAAATTCCTGGCATAAATTATTAGACTAACCTAATTCCTGTCTTTTGACCTCTGGTATGTATGATTCGTTTTAATGGCTGTAGAAAGCAATAGGGAGAATGACTTCAACTAAATATAAGAAGACACTTTTAATAAATAGCACTAACTAGGCGTGTTTGACATAGAATGGGTTCCCTAGCACTGATGATATTCCAACAAAAACTATAGATGATCACTTGTTGGGATTATCTCACTGGACACTCAGCCATTGGGTGGAGAGCAAGACTAGGCTTCTAAATtcctttcaatttaaaaaaatctgctgCTTAATCAATGATCTCTGGTTTCTCCACTGCTGTCAGTCCTCTGCAGCATCCCCTTTGTGGTAATGAAATAGAAGCAAATTACTGGGAGGCAACTACACATGGTCTCAGGAAGTGACATTAGGCAAAGGTTGTTACAGAGCAAATCCCTCCACTGTCTAGCAATTCATGCATCTCCAAACAGTGAGGCCATAGTCCGGTGCAGCTTGTTGACAGTGTCCCAGCCTCCTGCTTCTGAGAGGGTGTTTATCTGCTGAGACAGCCAatgacatttttctcaagtgttgcTCTACTGTAGATCGGGTTGGGCTAGTGAGCCAAACCTCAAAGGTCAATTGGGGAGCTACTTGAGGACTTAGGTAGGATTGACTCCACTGTCCACATTTAGCCACTCATTTGATTCAAAATACTAGGTAATTTATCCAACTTCTTTGTCCCCTTTTTTAATTGCCAGGGCAGAATACAATAGTTCTCCATCTGGTCCTTATTCTTTCACGAGGTGGATTGTGCCTCTGACATTAAATTCTACAGGACATAATAGCTCACCATTGTGCCTAGGAAAAGGATAACCCTACTTTGCAAGTCATTCATTATGTTGGCACCTTTCTGAGGATGGCATTGTCTCCCATCCTTTGGCTTCTAGAGAGTTGGAACCTCTGCTTTGCCGCCACATCACCTCATTTGAATTTCCTTTAGCTCAAACTTAGTATCATTTGTCCCAAcacaaacagtattttaaaaatctgagctTGATTTGTTTACTCTATAGGTAGATCACCCTCCGAGACACCGGTTCCCAAGCGGGTTGGTCTTATTCATGTATCCCAAGTCATTTCAGAAGTTGACGGTAACAGAATGACTTTGAGCCAACAAGGAGCCCACGATTCCTTCCCTCTTCAGCAGAAGATCTTGGTGTGCTCTCTGCTGCTTTTGACCAGACAGTTGAAAATCAAAGAGGTCATGCTGGGGAAG
The sequence above is a segment of the Manis pentadactyla isolate mManPen7 chromosome 4, mManPen7.hap1, whole genome shotgun sequence genome. Coding sequences within it:
- the CDC6 gene encoding cell division control protein 6 homolog yields the protein MPQTRSQSQATITFPKKKLSRRLDKAKNNSVTNLELTNVQAIPHSPCVKTLPLSPRKRLGDDNLCNTPYLPPCSPPKQGKKENGPPHSHIPKGRRLVFDNQLTVKSPGKREQARVHQNKIRSSVRKGQEITTNSEQRCLLEKESACVRLFKQEGTCYQQAKLVLNTAVPDRLPAREKEMDIIRNFLREHICGRKAGSLYLSGAPGTGKTACLSRILQDFKKELKGFKTIMLNCMSLRNAQAVFPAIAQEICQEGVSRPAGKEMMRKLENHMTAEKGPMIVLVLDEMDQLDSKGQDVLYTLFEWPWLSNSRLVLIGIANTLDLTDRILPRLQTREKCKPRLLNFPPYTKNQIATILQDRLNQVSRDQVLDNAAIQFCARKISAVSGDVRKALDVCRRAIEIVESDVKSQTILKPLSECRSPSETPVPKRVGLIHVSQVISEVDGNRMTLSQQGAHDSFPLQQKILVCSLLLLTRQLKIKEVMLGKLYEAYSNVCRKQQVAAVDQSECLSLSGLLEARGILGLKKNKENRFTKVSLKIEEKEIERALKDRALIGNILATGLP